The genomic region TGTGCCGTTAAGAGCACGTTaggattttttcaaatgtttcttcttaaccataaacacattcattttaatagaTTAGATATTGATTACACAGAGACTATCGAGGATTCCACTGAATTTCTCTAGCTGGTTATCCCCACTGAGTCATAATACAGGtgagaatatcatggaaaacccaaaattcagtatctcagaaaattagaatattacatAAGACCAATAATACAAAGGATTTGCTGAAGGCCGCTATCAAAGCAACATGGGCATAACAAGGATTAatgaattttgggttttcattagctgtaagccataatcatcaaaataaaagaaatttgaaatatttcactctgtgtgtaatgaatctacataatatagtttcactttttgaattgaattatcgaaataacgaacttttccatgatattctaatttattgagatgcacctgtgTTATGACTCAGTGGGGATAACCAGCTAGAGAAATTCAGTGGAATCCTCGATAGTCTCTGTGTAATCAATATCTAATCTattcaaatgaatgtgtttatggttaagaagaaacatttgaaaaaatcctAACGTGCTCTTAAGGGCACAGGATTAATATTctgatttaatatttgtttattgtcttGCCATTTAGTCTTATTTTAGATAAGTGTATGTTTTGCTGACTTTGCAGAAAggtgggttttgtttttcttttttgttcaggTTATTTATTCCTATTAAagtataacaaaacaaaaacaaaaacattcatcttTGATATAATGATCCATGTCTCTACCTTTTGTGATTAAAATCATTACTGGGGGCTTGCTTATTCAGCAGCCTTGTTACAAGTTACTGATTTTATTATAAGAAAATCTGAAAGGTcagaataaatgaaagcagTATTTCCTTATTCATTTTACTATTTGCCTTCCAGGGACATTCAGATCCCCAGTCTATTTCCAATGATATTTAAACATGGATCTTAACATCTCACGCAGTTTAATAACAAACtatgttttactttaacactATGATTAATAGATTAAAATGTGTCCTACTCACCCTCTTTGTCAAACCGTCAGCCATGCTTCCTGGAAAAAGAAGGCGTGCACTTTAGATGATGTGTAGCACTCAGACATCCAATCAaatatgtttgtgcatttggGTGAACTCAGAGGACAGTGATCATAGATGTAGACTCACTAGAAGTCTTATGTCCATTGATATGGTCGGGGAACATGAACGGGTTCATTTAATTTGTGGCttaaatgttaaacataaaGTCCTAACTTTTCTACACTTTTGTACACTCTGACTTATGGCACAAAACCAATGCGTTAAAATATGCATTAAACTATTGTGTAAACCTAAACTATACCAGAGCACAtgcaacattttgacattttaacaaacacaaacatgggcTTAACTTTGATTAATAAACTAATATTATACTCTAGAAATTCTAGAAATAAACTTGGGCCAAAAGATTATCCTGCAGGATTTAGGTTTTCTCTACAAAGCAGCATGATTTTCTGTCACTACTAagtcagagataaaaaaaatcaagaaacacTTCCTATTTGCATGGTGACACATTTTAGGTCATCTGGTAAGAAAAAGTAAAGcttttgacatttgtggttttaaagtgCTTGGCTCACACATCCTGCCCAAACAATGTCCTCACGACATAAAGTCACATCAGGGGTGTGATGCAGCCCCTCAGTCAGTCAAGCATGGAGATCACAACACTGTGCACGATTGTCGGTGAGTACAATGTACTATAAGTATAAAGACTATTACGTGACTAatagtgtgtttatgtgtctgtgcaTCCATGTTTATGAGCATCTGTAATGTAAGTTTTATTGAATCTACTTTGTGCTTTGATTCAACAAGCAGTAagctgattaaaaaataaaaactgatgtTACAAGAGGAAGCATCTAACTGTTCACGGACATTTGAAATTAGAATCtaattaatgactttatatcgTTCTACTAAATGCCTGTACATATTACTACggtatttttttcatgaaaaccaCAGAATCAATACCAGCAGTTAgatcaattgaaaaaaaaaagtgttttatgtgAGGTCAACCAAGCAAATTCCTATATACTATGTTGAAACGGCAATTAAGTGTTGAATTGAGTTGAAgcaaatgcaaattatttacaattacagagaagccctgcaacaaaaagacaacaaaacctCAACCAGGCAAATACAAAATCATTCCCCCCTTTCTTAGCCGCGTTGTTCAAAAGGCTACAGATGAAACGTTATTTGCCTCTGCAAAAAGGAAATGCagcttttacatttacattacattacagtcatttagcagacgcttttatccaaagcgacttacaggaagtgtattcaacataggtgagcatgttatttttatttcacactcacAGCAGCTGGTTTGATACGTGGGTGATAAGTGACATTTTGTCAAGGTTTACTGTATGTCACATTGTGCAGCTGCAAACTTGTGAAACGGTGGGTGGTATTGAAATCAGGACTTTGGTGTTATGTTGCATTAAAAGTTAGGCCGGAAAATAAGCTCAACAAAATTACAGCTTCTCATGAACCCCAACAATGGACCCAACCATTCTCCAAACCATTGTTTTTGCAGATAAGTTGAAGAGAGAGGCTTATAACTAGGGATCATTGTCCGTATCACATCTGTCGTGAAACTAAGAAGCAACAAATGTAACAAACGCGTCAGGCAGCACATTGGCTGTTAACCCTTTGCAAGAATTCAAAGGACTTCTGTTGCTCGCAGTGTGAACACATATACAATGCAAATCTCAATTTGTcatcatctctctttttctttcagcctCTCTGAGACTCACTCCCAACAGATCACAGTACTTTTTGTACGAGTCTGTAACGCTGAGCTGTGGGGAGTCAGGAAACTCCTCTTTATGGAGAATTAAGAGAAACACATCCACGCACATAAACAATGAGTGCTCCGTCAATTGGGGGACAAGAAAGGAGTCCCAGTGCTTAATTGATGACCTTCTCCCATTAGACACTGGAGTGTACTGGTGTGAGTTTGGACCTGGAGAGTGCAGCGATGCCGCCAACATCACTGTGACTGGTGGGTTTGACCGAACTACCAACACAAAAATATCACCGCAGCACTACATATCCAACATGCAAACCCTCAACTGCATGCAGAGCGTGTCTGGTTCACCAGGCCTCAGCAGAAAATAAGCAGCACTGATACTGACACTTAAAACAACCTGCAGCAATGTTGTCTTCTTGACATTGTGGGGATAATGATCGTAGCCTCTTAGTAGAAAAGGTGGACCAACCTGATCTCATTGAAAGGTATATAAATAGCACGACATTTTAAGCACATTCCGTGTGTTATGATTAAGCATTTTAGGTgtattgcattacattttacGCCACATTGTTACCGTGAAACCGCCGGAGTTGGCTTTAAGCAACACAACCATTTAGCGTGTACCTAAGTCAAACGTAAACAATTTAATAACAGTACATAATAAATACcacaaacatcactaacagAACTTCAAAAATAACTCAACGAAACTTTGAGACGCAAACTAGTGTCTCGAACTCtgatctcctgggtgaaagtcctgtgtttgttctaCCCATTGGCCATCAGTAGTCTTGCTCACTTTTTATACTACATCACTTGCTATGAGTATAGCGTATTCACACATATGAGTTTAAATTACAGTCAGTACAGACTATGTtgtaaaatgcacaaaaagcaAGATTGGTGATTTTACGCATGCTAGATTATTTACAAATTGTCTTCATATGCCCTTTAGTGAGACCAAGCTGGACAGACATGGCATGACATAGTTAAAGGAAAGTTTGGGACATGTGTAGCTATAGCCAACAGccaagttagcttagcttagcacaaagaccggaagcagggggaaacagctagcctggttctgtctGAAAGTAACACAATACTCAAACACTAATACTTGAACCTGATAATTGTTTTTGACCTTTCTGCCGTTCTGTCACTCAGCAGGCTCTGTGATCCTGGAGAGTCCTGTCTTCCCTGTGCAGGAGGGAGAATCTGTGACTCTTCACTGCATAAAAATGACGACGTCCTCTTCCAATCTCACGGCTGAATTCTATAAAGATGGCGTCCTGATCCACAGCAGCTCGACAGGAAACATGACCATCCACCGTGTTTTGAAGTCTGATGAAGGTCTCTACAAGTGTACCATCTTTGGAGCTGGAGAATCACGAAACAGCTGGCTGGCTGTCAGAGGTGAGCCAATGAGAGAGATGCTTTGTTGAATACTAGGAGATGGGTGAGGCGATAAGAGATGCACCGCCAACCACATAGATACGTagagatgtttttgtgttttgaattgaGGTCaaactggttttttttaatcatttgttgTGTAGAAGCTGGGCGTCCTGAATCTTCTCATTGCTCTCCTTCACACATTCTACTTCCTGTGGTGGGCGTTTGCCTCTTCCTGGCGGCCTGTGTGACGCTGCTGTGCCTCTGGAGGAACTACAAAGGTCAGCCTGGTTTCATGTAAACCAAACTTCATTTGGTATGCTCATATTTCTCCTGTCAAGAACATTAAatcttcctgtaagtcgctttggataaaagcgtctgctaaatgacagtaatgtaatgtaatgtaaatcagAGAAAATTCAGATTTCAGATAAGGGGATATTGTATTTTATGGTCAACAAATCCCTTGAAACccacaaaaccaacaacacatGTATCCTACAGTACTAAACATGATTTGCAAAGTacacctacctacctacctacatacatacatacatacatacatacatacatacatacatacatacatacatacatacatacatacatacatacatacatacatacatacatacatacagagaaatacataaaagtcctctgattctgattcataGAAAAGTTTTTACAGGATTTCCAATCAGCATTTCTGAGTTCCTGTAATCTGCCCAAAAGCATGTGAACCTAAATGTGTAACAGTGTAAAATGTTGTGCTGCAGGTAAAACCGACGCTGATGTGTTATACACGAATGTCACTATCACACAGGAAGTGCAACCAAAAGAGGAcagaggtaacacacacacacgaatacaAACACTGTATAGATCACTGTCCAAAATAACTAGCAATGGTTGatataatagaaaaaagaaaactgtcaaGAAAGGAAGACCCAGCCAGATTGATGAGTCATACTCTCAGGTCATGTGTAATTGTTTTGACGTGCTTGAAATAAATACTGGCCCTCTCatctacatttttgtaaaaactCATCAATATATGGGGTCGATTCAATTGGAggataaagacataaaacaatagAGGGAattgtttgtgtctttcatgGCCGTTGTTCACATCAGTCTAAGTagatattgttgttattattgcttTCActataaaagctgtttttttggggggggggggtcaatgGGTACTAATATTAATGTCCAGAAATTTCCCATCACAATAAACGCAGTTGTGGAAAGCAATTTTGAAAGTAATTATATTTACTTAAGTACctagtatttctattttatggtACTTTCAACTTCTACTACATTCTAGAGTgacattttgcactttttttatttcattgcatttattttaaagctttactGACAAGGTACTTTGcgacaaaatataataaagtaatcaaataaatgtttttaacagcttAATAGTTTGCAtgtcggcgcaggctgaaaactcacctcttcaagaagtactaccctgagccttcctcgtagcacttattgaattcgtatttgtttactgcacttatcctattcgtagtagtttgtagcacttattctattcgtattagtctgttgcaattattgttttcgtagtaatctgcctctgcactatacttttgctctggtttatgctttaagatgcttgtttaagaaaggagatgcacttatgacttctggtgactagtagttctcttgaatacctatgttgaatacacttcctgtaagtcgctttggataaaagcgtctgctaaatgcctgtaatgtaatgtaatgtaatgcatgtgttttttttcctcaggatTCGATTCTTCATCAACCTACTCAACAATCAAACCATGAAACACCTGAGGGGAAACACCTGAGGGGAAACACCAGAACcagtgttgaaatgttttatttttacatgttcaTGTATTAAACTGAAATCATGTTCAATGTCTGTTTGATTACGGTTTCTtaaaactgtaatgtaatgtaaatgtaatgtaaagaaaaaaccTGATTCATTATCCAAAACAGAAATACTTTCTTTTCGTTGAAAAATATgcacaaaggaaaaaatgacattaataaaaacatgtttataagCTTTAAACCTTTGAAGCAATGGAACTTACAGTTCTTGTATCTAGAAGTGTGGGTGTTAGTTTCAAATCCTTTGTGATTCTAAAATTAGGACTAGAAACTAGTCACACTAACCTATTTGTATATTCAGTCGACTATCAAAACCGTGAACAAATACCTCTTCATTCCTTTTGCTGATGATTAACTCCTGTTTAATCATCAGCAAAAGCGTGTGAGCTCatagcaggagagagagagagagagagagagagaaattatttattaattcaatgGCAAAATATAAGAGAGATTCTTAAATAACATAGAGCTGCTCAGGTGCAACCACTCTGCCGACGACcctctgccacgcccacctccaGTACCTGCAGGGAAAGCAACCACAGGCAGACAGGGCAGAGAGGGTCGTCACGATACAGACAGGAAATACACAACCAAGTTGTCATATATCTTGTGAACAGCCTGGCTTCAACAGCGCCAAGTAAAAACTGTAGTCGCATCCTTGTAGAAAGTTTCCATTTCCCTCATAAGGGAGATTTTGATTTCTCACCTGATAATCAGGTAGTTTGTTGGTCATGATGCAGAAATGTACTTTGCCACCTCAATCAAGTCTGTCCAGTTTCCCCCCTACTGTCCAAGCACAGTTTCTCTGTACATGTGACTGGGTGTATGGTTGAGTCATCTCTCTGGGTATCTGGCCTTATGTCAGTTGGATGGGCTGAATGCTGAACAGAATGAGTTAAGAGAATATAAGGAGTTATATTTCTATTATCAAAActttaaatcaattttaattaaaattttacAATCTTTGATCCAAATATATAAACCAAATGGTAGCCCCACCACATAAAAGACAGAAACCTGACATCACTGATTGAATGACAGATCATTGAATACAAGTGCTGATAGTAGAAGACAACTAAAGTGAATGCAGTAATGTTGTAAAGTAACAGGGtaacttgaataaaataaatatatgttgcaATATTTTCTGATAGTGATAAAGGTTGGTTACTGACTTGTTCACAAATCAAAGGACAACAAGCaagtatttattaaaacaaaagaacaatatcaaaaacaaaagaagacgAAAGatgtttaaagggacagttcagcctgaataaaaaaaataataagataatccacagacgtTGTTGTCAGCTGTTTCAtttaggaactattttctttcaaccatatcaactcacaccaaaacatcaagattattaaataacacgacaggtaagaggaaaaatatgtattttgatTTTGGGTTAAACTCTCGCTTTGAGATGATGAAAGTCAACACTTTAGGGGAAAACACAAGCAGCGAACATCGTTTGGAGGAGCTATTCAACCTCATTTCACAGTGAAGGGGTTGATGCCTTCAGGTGTAACAAAAAGAATTTAGAATTTCTTTTTGCTCTGCAGATCTCTGAGCTCCTCAATCCAGACTTTGATGAGTCAAccttaaaagtacatttacgCCACCTAGTGGGCATTTTGATCGAATGCCACTTTAATTTCATAGAGACACTACTGTCCAACTCTGATCTATTTACCTGTGATACAATACTccaattaattaaacatttttgtcgTCAACATATGAAACAAATATCAGTGTGTTCACAATTAAGAAATAGTATTTTGTGgactaaaatgtattatttctgcGATTTAACGAGCAGCTAACAGAAGTAAGCCAACGACAACGACTGTCTAGtactcacctcctcctcctcctcctcctcctcctcctcctcctcctcctcctcctcctcctccttcttcttcttcttcttcttttcctcagaAGGATTTTTTTTGGTTAAGAGCTCCAGGAGCAAACCATTCATTGCAATGAGGAGGGGGAGTCCAGGCAGAAACAGAGCTGATTTGTATAATCAAATTGATCCAAGTGTCTAATTGAATTCTTCCTAGggatttgtatttatgtaaatgtgtattatttgtATTCCTTTTTATATATGATGTTGAATTCATGGAActatttattgctttttattgttttggttggaCCATATTGGTCCCTTTCAACTAGATCACCTGCAGCAGGACAGTTTTAAAAGTCAACTGATTTCAGTCAGAGGTTgctggtgtctgtgtgtctctcactgTGTCTGTACAGATGTCAATACATGTCATCAGTGGGGTTTTGCAATCAAGACGAATGACTCTCTCTTATGAATGTTAAACTGTCAGTCAAACTGACACTTGACCTGGCAACATGGGAGAGTCTTTGGGACTCTTGTTGATGAAAACATCATCCAGTAGAGTTTGATGGGctgtttggctgtttttttttatggtgcaCCTTTATACTCGTCATGT from Anoplopoma fimbria isolate UVic2021 breed Golden Eagle Sablefish unplaced genomic scaffold, Afim_UVic_2022 Un_contig_8845_pilon_pilon, whole genome shotgun sequence harbors:
- the LOC129116537 gene encoding low affinity immunoglobulin gamma Fc region receptor II-like, producing MQPLSQSSMEITTLCTIVASLRLTPNRSQYFLYESVTLSCGESGNSSLWRIKRNTSTHINNECSVNWGTRKESQCLIDDLLPLDTGVYWCEFGPGECSDAANITVTAGSVILESPVFPVQEGESVTLHCIKMTTSSSNLTAEFYKDGVLIHSSSTGNMTIHRVLKSDEGLYKCTIFGAGESRNSWLAVREAGRPESSHCSPSHILLPVVGVCLFLAACVTLLCLWRNYKGKTDADVLYTNVTITQEVQPKEDRGFDSSSTYSTIKP